The Paramisgurnus dabryanus chromosome 6, PD_genome_1.1, whole genome shotgun sequence genome has a window encoding:
- the LOC135744258 gene encoding C2 calcium-dependent domain-containing protein 4C yields MWLLEKIRGSVEGNVSRMGGDSDKQIKAPTYCNVLTPDKIPDFFIPPKLVCCPPEAETPEMKPKNGLHSSRSEQTICCKTPQAGQRSPRLINKLAGDTKNLLKAANRHIIQIESADDLVVGEGGDLDTNADPQSQTAMSLPYVPKAQTSYGFATLMESPHTRRKESLFHSDPTSPLTSPNTQRKSQGNHLNPSNCNASHSNPYRYFSGGESDTCSSAESSPFNSPLLSRSASLLKMFTHETQAKVSRAKRSFARHSSLSTDECSSVETSPNIQRRFRCPPSPAFRGRKSGGNMDRFTQHTVNLHKGGTLRLCTDYDMDAARLHIRVLAAEDLYDKQFDIKSINCCVALYLNPGKLQKQRSTIIKNSRNPVFNEDFYFDSLPVAQVKNLAIKMKVVNKGTSLKRDTLLGEREVPLKELLSGI; encoded by the coding sequence ATGTGGCTGTTGGAAAAGATCCGTGGTTCAGTGGAGGGGAACGTTTCCCGTATGGGCGGAGACTCGGACAAACAGATCAAAGCCCCCACCTACTGCAACGTACTCACTCCAGACAAAATTCCAGACTTTTTTATTCCACCCAAACTGGTGTGCTGCCCCCCAGAGGCAGAGACACCGGAGATGAAGCCCAAAAACGGGCTCCACTCATCTAGGTCTGAACAGACCATATGTTGCAAAACGCCGCAGGCCGGTCAGCGGAGCCCGCGACTCATTAACAAGCTCGCCGGGGACACAAAGAACTTGCTGAAAGCTGCAAACCGGCACATTATCCAGATTGAGAGCGCAGATGATCTGGTGGTCGGGGAAGGTGGTGACCTCGACACGAATGCTGACCCGCAATCCCAGACGGCCATGTCACTGCCCTATGTTCCAAAAGCTCAAACCTCCTATGGTTTTGCGACGTTGATGGAGAGTCCTCACACGCGCCGTAAAGAGTCCTTGTTTCACAGCGACCCCACGAGTCCACTCACCTCGCCCAACACTCAGCGCAAATCCCAGGGGAACCACTTGAACCCCAGCAACTGTAACGCTTCCCATTCCAACCCCTACAGGTACTTCAGCGGTGGGGAGAGCGACACGTGTTCCTCAGCCGAGTCCTCCCCTTTCAATTCCCCGCTACTGTCCCGCTCAGCGTCCCTCCTGAAGATGTTCACCCACGAGACCCAAGCCAAAGTGTCTCGTGCCAAACGTTCCTTCGCCCGGCACAGTTCTCTTTCCACGGACGAATGCAGCTCCGTGGAGACCAGCCCGAACATTCAGCGGCGTTTCCGTTGCCCTCCGTCCCCGGCGTTCCGCGGACGAAAATCCGGAGGCAACATGGATCGCTTCACGCAGCACACCGTCAACCTCCACAAAGGAGGAACCCTGCGCCTCTGCACGGACTACGACATGGACGCTGCCAGGCTTCACATCCGCGTTCTGGCCGCAGAGGACCTTTACGATAAGCAGTTTGACATAAAGAGCATCAATTGCTGCGTGGCTCTATATCTGAACCCAGGGAAGCTCCAGAAACAGCGGAGCACGATCATCAAAAACAGCCGTAACCCAGTCTTTAACGAGGACTTCTACTTTGACTCCCTTCCAGTAGCACAGGTCAAAAACCTGGCCATCAAGATGAAGGTGGTTAACAAAGGCACCAGTCTGAAGAGAGACACCTTGCTCGGAGAGCGGGAGGTCCCTTTGAAAGAGCTGCTGTCTGGGATCTAG